Proteins from one Myxococcales bacterium genomic window:
- the kdpA gene encoding potassium-transporting ATPase subunit KdpA, whose protein sequence is MTANTILQFSVFFVALVALALRLGSYMARVYAGEAWLAQRVLGPIERLLYRVAGVRPDEEMSWKQYAVSVLVFNLLGALSVYVLQRLQGALPLNPTGLANVSPEVSFNTAVSFATNTNWQTYGGETTMSHLTQMLGLAVQNFVSAATGMAVLVAFIRGFTRRTAEGLGSFWVDLTRSTLYVLLPLSCVLALLLVSQGVVQTFSGSATARLLDPVTAESGTIVDQTLALGPAASQIAIKQLGTNGGGFFNVNSAHPFENPTPLSNFLEVLAILLIPAALCFSFGALVRDRRQGWAVFAAMLAVFIPLLVATTCFEQAGNPRFTGEGVDQATSTLSAGGNMEGKEARFGIANSALWATATTAASNGSVNAMHDSFTPLGGLVPMWLMQLGEIIFGGVGSGLYGMLVYAVIAVFIAGLMVGRTPEYLGKKIEAYEMKMASLVILLPAAAVLIGAAVACVVPAGTAPLGNPGAHGFSEILYAFSSGANNNGSAFGGLSVSGTFYATAIGLCMLIGRFWVIVPVLAIAGSFAKKKLVPASAGTLPTHTPLFVGLLVGTIVLVGALTFIPALALGPIVEHLQLSGR, encoded by the coding sequence ATGACCGCGAACACCATCCTGCAGTTCTCGGTCTTTTTCGTCGCGCTCGTCGCGCTCGCGCTTCGGCTCGGTTCGTACATGGCACGGGTGTACGCCGGCGAAGCCTGGCTCGCTCAGAGGGTGCTGGGGCCGATCGAGCGCCTCCTGTACCGTGTCGCGGGGGTGCGCCCCGACGAGGAGATGTCCTGGAAGCAGTACGCGGTCAGCGTTCTGGTCTTCAACCTGCTCGGCGCGCTGAGCGTTTACGTACTTCAGCGTCTGCAAGGCGCGCTGCCGCTCAATCCAACCGGCCTCGCCAACGTATCGCCCGAGGTGTCATTCAACACCGCCGTGAGCTTCGCGACCAACACGAACTGGCAGACGTACGGGGGCGAGACGACGATGAGTCATCTCACGCAGATGCTCGGCCTCGCCGTGCAGAACTTCGTTTCGGCCGCGACCGGGATGGCCGTGCTCGTGGCCTTCATCCGAGGCTTCACCCGGCGCACGGCGGAGGGGCTTGGAAGCTTCTGGGTCGACCTGACCCGTTCGACGCTCTACGTACTCCTGCCGCTCTCGTGCGTGCTGGCGCTGCTGTTGGTCTCGCAAGGGGTCGTGCAGACGTTTTCCGGCTCCGCGACGGCGCGCCTGCTCGATCCGGTGACCGCCGAGAGCGGCACCATCGTCGACCAGACCCTCGCGCTCGGGCCCGCCGCGTCACAGATCGCGATCAAGCAACTCGGCACCAATGGCGGCGGCTTTTTCAACGTCAACTCGGCTCACCCTTTCGAGAACCCGACGCCGCTCTCGAACTTCCTCGAGGTGCTCGCGATTCTGCTCATTCCGGCTGCGCTCTGCTTCAGCTTTGGCGCGCTGGTCAGGGACCGACGCCAAGGCTGGGCCGTGTTCGCTGCCATGCTCGCGGTCTTCATCCCGCTGCTCGTGGCCACGACCTGCTTCGAGCAAGCAGGCAACCCGCGCTTCACCGGCGAAGGTGTCGATCAGGCCACGTCCACGCTCTCCGCCGGCGGCAACATGGAGGGCAAGGAAGCCCGCTTTGGCATCGCCAACAGCGCGCTGTGGGCGACGGCCACCACGGCGGCCTCGAACGGCTCCGTGAACGCCATGCACGACAGCTTCACGCCGCTCGGTGGGCTCGTGCCGATGTGGCTGATGCAGCTCGGTGAAATCATCTTTGGCGGCGTCGGCTCCGGCCTCTACGGGATGCTGGTCTATGCGGTCATCGCCGTCTTCATCGCGGGCCTCATGGTGGGGCGCACACCGGAGTATCTCGGCAAGAAGATCGAGGCGTACGAGATGAAGATGGCGTCGCTCGTCATCCTGCTCCCGGCGGCCGCGGTCCTCATCGGCGCTGCCGTCGCGTGCGTCGTGCCCGCCGGCACTGCGCCGCTCGGCAACCCCGGAGCACATGGCTTCAGCGAGATCCTCTACGCTTTCTCGTCGGGAGCGAACAACAACGGGTCCGCTTTCGGAGGCCTCAGCGTCAGCGGCACGTTCTACGCGACGGCGATCGGCCTCTGCATGTTGATCGGGCGCTTCTGGGTGATCGTCCCGGTGCTCGCCATCGCCGGCTCCTTCGCCAAAAAGAAGCTCGTGCCTGCGAGCGCCGGGACCCTGCCCACACACACGCCGCTCTTCGTGGGCCTGCTCGTCGGGACCATCGTCCTGGTGGGCGCGCTCACATTCATCCCAGCGCTGGCGCTGGGTCCCATCGTCGAGCACCTCCAGCTGTCGGGCCGCTGA
- the kdpB gene encoding potassium-transporting ATPase subunit KdpB has protein sequence MSDSAHHPRPLFELSIVRPAIVDAFKKLDPRCMLKKPVMFVVEVGSAFTTLLFVHAAFTGRGDAHPGFILAVALWLWFTVLFANFAEAMAEGRGKAQADTLRKARQDVIAKRLRRGVEHTEQLADPARRADALDEVASSSLRIDDVVFVAAGELIPADGEVIAGVASVDESAITGESAPVIRESGGDRSAATGGTRVLSDWLVIRVTTNPGETFLDRMIAMVEGAKRKKTPNEIALDILLAALTIVFLLATVTLLPFSQYAVASSGQGSPVPLTILVALLVCLIPTTIGGLLSAIGIAGMDRMIQANVIATSGRAIEAAGDVDVLLLDKTGTITLGNRQATDFLPADGVKESELADAAQLSSLADETPEGRSIVVLAKEKHGLRGREVEALGATFVPFTAQTRMSGVDLGGRRIRKGATDAIVRFVEESRGTFPAEVRAIVDEVAKLGATPLVVADGSRVLGVVQLKDIVKGGIRERFAEMRRIGIKTVMITGDNPLTAAAIAAEAGVDDFLAEATPEAKLAMIRDYQRKGHLVAMTGDGTNDAPALAQADVAVAMNTGTQAAKEAGNMVDLDSNPTKLLSIVEIGKQMLMTRGALTTFSIANDLAKYFAIIPAAFVATYPALGALNVMRLHSPTTAVLSAVIFNALIIIALIPLALRGIQYRPAPALALLRRNILVYGFGGVLLPFPCIKLIDLALTASGVS, from the coding sequence ATGTCTGATTCCGCACATCACCCGAGACCGCTGTTCGAGCTGTCCATCGTTCGGCCGGCAATCGTCGATGCGTTCAAGAAGCTCGATCCCCGGTGCATGCTGAAGAAGCCCGTCATGTTCGTGGTGGAGGTCGGGAGCGCCTTCACGACGCTTCTGTTCGTCCATGCCGCGTTCACCGGACGAGGCGATGCCCATCCCGGCTTCATCCTAGCCGTGGCACTCTGGCTCTGGTTCACGGTTCTCTTTGCAAACTTCGCCGAGGCGATGGCTGAAGGCCGCGGCAAGGCGCAGGCAGACACGCTCCGCAAGGCCCGCCAAGACGTGATCGCCAAGCGGCTCAGGCGCGGCGTCGAGCATACGGAGCAGCTGGCCGACCCGGCGCGCCGCGCTGACGCACTCGACGAGGTGGCATCGTCGTCGCTTCGCATCGACGACGTCGTATTCGTCGCCGCTGGCGAGTTGATCCCCGCCGACGGCGAGGTCATCGCGGGCGTCGCTTCGGTCGATGAGAGCGCCATCACGGGCGAGAGCGCACCGGTCATCCGGGAAAGCGGAGGCGACAGAAGCGCTGCGACCGGGGGCACGCGCGTCTTGTCAGACTGGCTCGTCATTCGTGTGACCACGAACCCTGGCGAGACGTTCCTCGACCGCATGATCGCCATGGTCGAGGGCGCCAAGAGGAAAAAGACGCCCAACGAGATCGCGCTAGACATCTTGCTCGCGGCGCTGACCATCGTCTTCCTCCTCGCGACGGTTACGCTGCTCCCATTCTCGCAGTATGCGGTCGCGAGCTCCGGTCAGGGGAGTCCGGTGCCGCTCACCATCCTGGTCGCGCTCCTGGTGTGTCTGATCCCGACGACCATCGGCGGCCTTCTCTCGGCCATCGGCATTGCAGGGATGGACCGGATGATTCAGGCCAACGTCATCGCGACGTCCGGCCGAGCCATCGAGGCAGCAGGCGACGTCGACGTGCTGCTTCTCGACAAGACGGGCACTATCACGCTGGGCAACCGGCAGGCGACCGACTTCCTACCGGCCGATGGCGTCAAGGAGAGCGAGCTCGCGGACGCGGCGCAGCTCTCATCGTTGGCCGACGAGACCCCTGAGGGGCGCTCGATCGTCGTCTTGGCAAAAGAGAAGCACGGACTGCGCGGGCGGGAGGTGGAGGCGCTCGGCGCGACGTTCGTGCCGTTTACCGCGCAGACCCGTATGAGCGGTGTCGACCTCGGCGGGAGGAGGATCCGCAAGGGCGCGACGGACGCGATCGTCCGATTCGTCGAGGAGAGCCGTGGCACTTTCCCGGCGGAGGTCCGCGCGATCGTCGACGAGGTTGCCAAGCTGGGGGCGACGCCGCTCGTGGTCGCGGATGGCTCACGCGTGCTGGGCGTGGTCCAACTCAAAGACATCGTGAAGGGCGGGATCCGGGAGCGCTTTGCTGAGATGCGTCGCATCGGAATCAAGACCGTGATGATCACCGGCGACAACCCACTCACGGCTGCGGCGATCGCCGCAGAGGCCGGCGTCGACGACTTCCTCGCTGAAGCCACCCCCGAGGCGAAGCTCGCAATGATCCGGGACTACCAGCGGAAGGGGCACCTCGTCGCGATGACGGGTGACGGCACCAACGACGCCCCCGCGCTCGCTCAAGCGGACGTCGCGGTCGCGATGAACACCGGCACGCAGGCGGCGAAGGAAGCCGGGAACATGGTCGATCTGGACTCGAATCCGACCAAACTCCTGTCCATCGTCGAGATCGGCAAGCAGATGCTGATGACCCGCGGGGCTCTGACGACGTTCAGCATCGCAAACGACCTCGCGAAATACTTCGCGATCATCCCGGCGGCGTTCGTCGCGACCTATCCGGCGCTCGGCGCGCTCAACGTCATGCGGCTGCATTCACCGACGACGGCGGTGCTCAGCGCCGTCATCTTCAACGCGCTCATCATCATCGCGCTCATCCCGCTTGCGCTCCGGGGCATCCAGTACCGGCCCGCCCCCGCGCTCGCGCTTCTCCGCAGGAACATCCTCGTCTACGGCTTCGGCGGGGTCCTGCTCCCGTTTCCCTGCATCAAGCTCATCGACCTCGCGCTGACGGCGAGCGGCGTGAGTTGA
- the kdpC gene encoding potassium-transporting ATPase subunit KdpC produces the protein MFATLRPAASLLALFTLLTGVVYPLAVTGGAQALFPAQANGSLLKANGQVVGSRLIGQQFDDVRYFWGRPSATKPGAYDAAASTGSNFGPTNPALATAVRERVAAIRTAHPERASTLVPVDLVTASGSGLDPHISPASALYQVHRVAAARGLAPDRVRSLVLDHVEGRSLGVLGEPRVNVVLLNVALDELARGGA, from the coding sequence ATGTTCGCCACGCTACGTCCCGCAGCCTCCCTCCTCGCGCTCTTCACGCTGCTTACCGGCGTTGTTTATCCGCTGGCTGTCACCGGAGGCGCGCAGGCCCTCTTCCCGGCGCAGGCGAACGGTAGCCTCCTGAAAGCCAACGGGCAGGTCGTCGGATCTCGCCTGATCGGGCAGCAGTTCGACGACGTGCGGTACTTCTGGGGACGCCCCTCGGCGACCAAGCCGGGCGCCTACGACGCCGCGGCATCGACGGGCTCGAACTTCGGTCCAACGAACCCCGCGCTCGCCACGGCCGTGCGTGAGCGTGTAGCTGCCATCCGAACCGCGCATCCGGAGCGAGCATCGACGCTGGTCCCCGTCGACCTCGTGACTGCGTCGGGAAGCGGGCTCGACCCGCACATCTCACCTGCGTCTGCGCTCTACCAAGTGCACCGGGTGGCAGCGGCTCGGGGGCTGGCCCCGGACCGCGTCAGGTCCCTCGTACTCGACCACGTCGAGGGCAGGTCGCTCGGCGTCCTCGGCGAGCCGCGGGTGAACGTCGTTCTGCTCAACGTCGCGCTTGACGAACTGGCCCGAGGCGGCGCCTAA
- the kdpF gene encoding K(+)-transporting ATPase subunit F gives MSPLLILGGALAVLLLIYLGFALLYPEKMS, from the coding sequence ATGTCGCCACTGCTCATCCTCGGCGGCGCGCTCGCCGTACTTCTCCTCATCTACCTGGGCTTCGCGCTCCTCTATCCGGAGAAGATGTCATGA
- a CDS encoding VOC family protein, with the protein MGLPEGPKAQEFHASVRVKNLARSTRFYAWLLGSEPKEWTHRDSTFVHPELHTNFVVVVADNKELHHDTLAHLGIDVGTKAAVIRAYELAKAAVVTVQKPPRTTWRGTPLHELWLEDPDGNSIEIYARLTPDELAEKPENLEPSALA; encoded by the coding sequence ATGGGGCTACCTGAGGGGCCCAAGGCGCAGGAGTTCCACGCCAGCGTTCGCGTAAAGAACCTGGCCAGGAGCACGCGGTTCTACGCCTGGCTCCTTGGTTCGGAACCGAAGGAATGGACGCATCGCGACTCGACGTTCGTCCACCCCGAGCTCCACACGAACTTCGTGGTCGTCGTCGCCGACAACAAGGAACTGCACCACGACACACTGGCGCACCTCGGCATCGACGTCGGCACCAAGGCGGCGGTAATCCGTGCGTATGAGCTGGCGAAGGCAGCGGTCGTGACCGTGCAGAAGCCGCCGCGGACGACGTGGCGCGGCACGCCGCTTCACGAGCTGTGGCTCGAAGACCCCGACGGGAATTCGATCGAGATCTACGCGCGCCTCACCCCGGACGAGCTCGCCGAGAAACCCGAGAACCTCGAACCCTCGGCGCTGGCGTAG